The following nucleotide sequence is from Lathamus discolor isolate bLatDis1 chromosome Z, bLatDis1.hap1, whole genome shotgun sequence.
cagctccactgTGGAACGGACAAAGCGTGAGTGTGATGGGactgggaggaagaggaggctcagcCCTCACATTTTGGTGCATTAGAGCAGTGATGGTGCCCAGAGGTCCGACTCGGTGCTGACCCTATGAGTCCTAAGCTCCAGCAGACACAGGCTGGACTGCCCAGGGCTGGTGGTTGTCCTCTGGACCTGTCTCTGTTCCCCAAGGATGGGGCTGTTCCAAGGATGttccccagggatgctgggtgGGGAGGATGCTCTGAAGAGGAGGATGCTCCAGAGGTGGCTGCCGAGAGCTGTGTCCCCTGGTTCCAGGTGTGCTGCAGAACCAGGTGGGATCCTAacagctcctctccctgcagtGCGGGCTGAAGAGCTGCATTCCATCAAGGGGGAGCTGAGCCAGATCAAGGTGCAGGTGGACAGTCTGCTGGAGAGCCTGGATCGCATGGACTGGCGGAGAGAGCAGCTGGCGGGTGAGGGGACAGGCCACAGACCCTCCAGCACCCATGTGGCTCATTCCCAGtgccctcccccttccccaggctgGGAGGACAGGGTCCAGCCCCTTGGCATAAGGGACCGTATGAGGACAGGGTGGATGTTTGCACGGGTACCCCAagtttctgctgtctctgttctTGCAGGGTCCAAGGGGAGCGAGAGGAAGAGGTTAGAGACAGGGCCAGAGTCACCATCCCCAGTGGAAGAGCGGTCACAGCGacaggaggggagaggagctgATGGACACAGCGACCTGTGCAACATCGACAGCACCGCGGAGAGCACAGACACAGAGGAGATGGTGAGAGTGGGGACAGGTCACAGCCtggtttcggttggaagggaccttaaagctcacccagttccaaccccctgccacaggcagggacaccttccactagggcaggttgctccaagccgcgtccaacctggccttgaacactgccagggatggggcagccacagcttctctgggcaccctgtgccagggcctcagcaccctcacagggaagaacttctgcctaagagctcatctcaatcccccctctgtcaggttaaagccattcccccttgtcctgttcttACAGGCCTTGTCCTGCGCTGGGCTCTCTACTCTCCCAAAATTCATCCCTGCTTGCTTGCAGCCTGTGCCCTGGTGGGGAATACCTGGTGCAGAATTGATGCTCCATCAGGTTCCCCGAAGCTGTCATGACTGTGTGCCAGGGTGCAACCACCCATGTCTCCAGGACAGCCCCAAGCCCCCTGCAACAAACCCCTCAGTGTGTgttactgcagcagcagtggctgcaaAACCCCTTTGGAGCACAAATCCCTTTTCTCCCATTTTACTCGAATCCCCCAGCTGGGTGCAGCGGGTTGATCCCGCTGCTGGCACACATCAAAGGGCAGCCACGCTCTGCGTTTCTCCTTGCAGGTAAAAAACCACGTTCGACTGTGAGGGGAGCCAGTAGGCACACTGGGATGCCAAGGCCTCCCTGCCTGGCCAGCCCTTTCCATCTTGTGTTCCTATTTCTTTTGAGACTTCCAGCTCATGCCACACACGCAGGGAGGTGCCTGCTCTGAGCACAGCCGTACCCTGCCACCAGCAGCTCCGTCTCCCAGCCATGGCCAGAGGAGTCTTTGTGTTCAAGTGtgcttgggttttcttttcctcctgttttcagACCTAGGGAGAAGACAtggctggggagggaagggagaagaaaaaagaaaagaaggaccTTATCCCAAAGGAGCATCCCAAATCCTGGCTGCTTTGCCTGCCAGCATCTCCTCACCCATGGGGTGCTGTGAGTTGCAGAGAAAGCACCCCAGGGGTCCCAACACCTATGGCACAGGTCGCATCCAGTCTGCCCACCAAGGCAAGCCCACCCTGCAGATCCACGCTAGGAAATGATTCAGTGGGCACAGGTACAGCCCAAGGAGCCACTGCATCCCAACATTGAATGGAGGAAGGAGGGACCATCTGCAGACCACTCAAGGGGTTTTTGTGGAATTTTAGGCTGGTGCTGAGCCCAACTCCAACACCAGCAGCGGGGCAAGGCAAACCCAATTGCTCCCCATTGCCCCTGCTCTCACACGGCTCTTGGCCATGGGTCACATTTGTGGTCAGCAGGAGCAGGTCTGCCAAGGCTCCTTGCCTGCACCCAAGAAGTCACAGTCCATCCCCTCCCCACACTCCCCATCTCGGTCTGGTGTCCCTGATTCCTAGGTCACCCTTCTCTCACTGATAGGAACCCGTTCTGTTTCTGATTTGCTCTGGTAAAGAGTGTCTTgtgctggaaaataaaagaatttgtatttctttgctcTGGTTACTCAACTCCCATGAAGTTTTTAACCATCTGAACCACATGTGTGGCTTTTTGTACTCAATCTGGGGTGCTGCCCGACACCGCCCTTGGCTCTGGAGGCTCTCTGGGATGCTGTCTTCCCCAGCTCAACCCAGAGACAGGAgtagcacagctctgcctgtttCTCAATGGAAACCAGCACATTCCCCACCAGCTCAGTGCATCCACCCATTCCCACGAATAATCAGACCCCAAAGCAGTGCCCCAAACACCCCTTGAGGAAGGACacggggagcagagcagggtgatCCCAAAGCCTGGCAGCCAGTCATGAGCGCATCCTTCCTCTGCCCACGCTGGCAGAGGCCTCAGCAGAGCCATGCAGGCAGAAAAGACTCTTGTAAGAACAAATTTATTCTAAAAAGAACCCAATAAAACATGGCTCCTGCCCCATGGTGCCTGCACCCTGCGTGTGTGGATGGTCATGGTGGAAGGTCTCAGCCCTGATCCTGGGACCGCTCCCCATGAGTGCAGGGTCCTGTGGTGCAGGCAGCTGCTTGGAGAGAGGTGTCAGGCAGGGTCTGGCAGCGCGGGGCAGCACAGAGGCTGGTTTGGGGGTCTCCAGCAGTGTGTGGGGCTGTCTGTGTCCTGCAGAACCAGCTGTGTTTGGTCTCCTGCAACAAGCTCCAGTGTCCCTGGGCAGGTTTCTTGAGCCTCTGTCTGTGTGGGAAGCTCCGAGGGGTCTGGGGCTGCTCAAGGGCCGGCTCAGGGTGTCTCTGGCAGCATGAGGTGTGGATCAGACCGGCACCAGGGATCTCTGGCAACGCCGAGGGCAGCTCGGACGGGCCCCGGCCgacagccccatccccagcgCAGGGCCCCCCGGGCGCtcaggcagtgctggcagcGGTGGCACGGccacggcggcggcggcggccgcggcggcggcaggTGGCCTGCAGCAAGCTCTGCCGCAGCACCGGGTAGAGGCGGTAGCAGGCGTCGAGGCCGAAGCACAGCGCCTCTGCCCAGTCCTCGGGCGTGCTGCCGCTGCCGGCGCCCTGCACGGCCGACACCTGGTTGAGGGCCGGCAGCAGGGCCACTGTGAGACGGACGGCGGCCCGCCGCTCCTCCGCCTCCCccggctgcagcagccaggctgcgGAGGGGTCGGGGCCGCGGCACAGGGCGCAGCCCACGGCCAGGTCGTACATCTGCACGCCGGAGTCGGCCAGCGCCAGCGCCCCGGCGCTGATGGCGGCGGCCAGCACGGAGCCCTcgtcctgcaggagcagcacgCTGACCAGCAGCCGGGTCCGCGGGTACCGCTCCAGCTGCAGCGTGGGCTCCAGCGCAGTGCGCAGCGCCGCCGCCAAGTCCCGCTCCGCGTCCCGCTCCGCCGCCGAGCCCGGCCGCCGCCGAAACCCGCGGCTGGCGAAGGGCGCCCGGCGGAAGTCGCACTGCAGCCGCCCCATTctcagcgccgccgccgccgccgccgccgtggGGGGCTCGGGCGCCTCCCTCGGGCCCCACGCGGCGCAGAGCACCTTCGTCCCGCCGCTCAGCTCCACGTAGGCCGAGCCGTCGGCCTGGCTCAGCACCGCGGCCCGCGCGAACAGCGGCCGCAGGGCCCAGGGGTCCCGCGGGGATCCATCGCCACCTTCCTCCTCACCATCCGCCGCCGCTACAGCCGCCCCGCACACCGCAGCCCACAGCCCCGGCGCATGCGACTCCTCCGGGCCGCAGAGGCGGCGGTGATCCACCGGCATGATCGGCCGCGAAAgccagcaggaagaggaggagcccGGCCCGCTCCGCCCCACAAGGCAGACGGGAGCCGGCAGCCCTGGGGCGCATAGCGTTTATTGGGAGGAAACGCGGGCAGCAGCAGGTCGGGGGCGGGCAGGGGGTGCTGAGTGGGGCCCGGGGAGCCTCCTCCCCGCTCAGTTTTTCTGCTCCCCCAGCCGAAGCCTGGCAAAGTCCGTGGCGAGCTGCAGGGCCTCCCGCAGGCACCCCACGTTCTTGCCCGTGGCCTGCGCAGAGACGTCCTTTCCCCCGCCTTTGCCGTCCATCAGGCCCGACACCTCCTGCACCCATTGGCTGGCCTTCAGGCCTTTATTCGCGGTCTCCTgtgcagaaaaagagaaagaaaaatgaaagggaattaaaCCTCAACCCTGCCAGCAGCGAGGTAAGGGCATCCGTGAGCACGATGCAACAGGGCAAGGCTCTTCCAGGTCCACAGCTCCCAAACACTTTGCCATGCCCACAACCGCATTAGGCCTGgctcttccccttcccagaCTGCGCCTCcccctctcctgcagcctgctAACAAACCCAAAGCACAAGGGTAGTGGCTCTTGCCAAACCCCAAAGAGTTTTTGGCTGTGTAGTGTTAGAGACAGTAACAGCCTGGAGGCTGTGGATCCTCCACTGAGGAAcagggaaggcagaagcagtGTCTCGGAGTTACCTGGGGCACTTGACAGAGGCAGGTGATTCTGCCAGCTTCATTATCTACAGTGAACAGCATGGTGGCAGTCTGGGGGGAGTAAGTCTTGAAGAGCTTCAGAGATTCATTCAGGGCCTGTAggacaaaatcacagaatcccagactggtttgtgttggaagggaccttaaagctcatccagttccaacccctgccacgggcagggacaccttccactagagcaggctgctccaagccccatccagcctggccttgaacactgccagggatggggcagccacagcttctctgggcagcctgtgccagggcctcagcaccctcacagggcagagcttctgcctaagagctcatctcagtctcccctctgccaggttaaagccattcccccttgtcctgtccctacaggcccttgtccaaagtccctctccaggtttcttgtagcccctttaggcactggagctgcgctgaggtctccccttaaggagccttctcttctccaggctgaaccagcccagctctctcagcctggctccacagcagagctcctctagccctcgcagcatctccatggcctcctctgacTCACAATCCCTACAACGCACCTTCCCTGAGCTCCTAACCTGGCTCCAGCCTCCGTGGAGACCTCAGGGCCTTGGACTTCTATCTATCCAGCCAGCAGTGTCCTGCAGCgtccttttctccagcacaaGAGACCCTCACATCCCTGCTGGGCAGAAGCCAGGGCAGGGGACAGAGCCAGGACTTGTGTCCCCTCACTACTGCAAGGAACTGTTTCTATTTTCCCAGTTTCAGTTATCTGGGAGCTGGCAGAATTAGTGCTAAGGCTGGAGGGAAAAACACCGTGCCCTGG
It contains:
- the LOC136005860 gene encoding RNA-binding Raly-like protein, whose amino-acid sequence is MTLFGSGDAGWRYLDMAREPKPSQARLGQKRQHGSSLYHSNCDLDYDLCRDDSPYRVYEYQKIPPLINRIPVKTKRTHMGTGGKSSPSPQSRARSSTSSTVERTKLRAEELHSIKGELSQIKVQVDSLLESLDRMDWRREQLAGSKGSERKRLETGPESPSPVEERSQRQEGRGADGHSDLCNIDSTAESTDTEEMVKNHVRL
- the EXOSC6 gene encoding exosome complex component MTR3: MPVDHRRLCGPEESHAPGLWAAVCGAAVAAADGEEEGGDGSPRDPWALRPLFARAAVLSQADGSAYVELSGGTKVLCAAWGPREAPEPPTAAAAAAALRMGRLQCDFRRAPFASRGFRRRPGSAAERDAERDLAAALRTALEPTLQLERYPRTRLLVSVLLLQDEGSVLAAAISAGALALADSGVQMYDLAVGCALCRGPDPSAAWLLQPGEAEERRAAVRLTVALLPALNQVSAVQGAGSGSTPEDWAEALCFGLDACYRLYPVLRQSLLQATCRRRGRRRRRGRATAASTA